One window from the genome of Haladaptatus paucihalophilus DX253 encodes:
- a CDS encoding tryptophan--tRNA ligase: protein MTRDDSSETGREPVPDGGTATGEDDVVLDPWGSATVSDYRKLFEEFGIEEFDDVLPDVPNPHYLMRRSVIFGDRGYRRVAEAMRNDEPFAALSGFMPTGDPHIGHKLVFDELIWHQQQGGDTYGLIADLEAHSARGLSWEEIDEHARDYLLSLIALGFDPEEGTLYRQSENRELQDLAFELGSKANFSEFQSIYGFDGETNVSHVQSVVTQMADILYPQLSEPKPTVIPVGPDQDPHVRLARDLAVRMRYFGVTKAYASFEADEEELSHVAAAYEARKEYADDPDMPRCEDAAAWLAEHGDSDVPAVETTISKLENAGMEPLRPRVRFLDRNATEEAYDSLIDAIEGEKRVFDEHIDVFDYSREDAKALAREVEMDNGGYGFIMPSSIYHRFMTGLTGGKMSSSIPASHISLMDDPEDGYDKVKSATTGGRETAEKQRELGGKADECPVYELYAYLLAGDDDEFTKRVYDECVGGERLCGDCKEQAAQLMREFLEDHQEKREEAEELLDGLDIELGSSRR, encoded by the coding sequence ATGACACGAGACGATTCATCCGAGACGGGAAGGGAACCCGTCCCTGACGGCGGCACCGCGACGGGAGAGGACGATGTTGTCCTCGACCCGTGGGGGTCGGCGACGGTCTCCGATTACCGCAAACTGTTCGAAGAGTTCGGCATCGAGGAGTTCGACGACGTGCTCCCCGACGTTCCGAACCCGCACTACCTGATGCGCCGGAGCGTCATCTTCGGCGACCGTGGTTACCGCCGCGTCGCTGAAGCCATGCGGAACGACGAACCGTTCGCCGCGCTGTCCGGGTTCATGCCGACCGGCGATCCGCACATCGGGCACAAACTGGTGTTCGACGAACTCATCTGGCACCAACAGCAGGGCGGGGACACCTACGGCCTCATCGCCGACCTCGAAGCTCACAGCGCCCGCGGCCTATCGTGGGAGGAAATCGACGAGCACGCGCGCGACTATCTCCTGTCGCTCATCGCGCTCGGATTCGACCCCGAGGAGGGGACGCTGTATCGCCAGTCAGAGAACCGCGAACTGCAGGATTTGGCGTTCGAACTCGGGTCGAAGGCGAACTTCTCGGAGTTCCAGTCCATCTACGGCTTCGACGGCGAAACCAACGTCTCGCACGTCCAGAGCGTCGTCACGCAGATGGCCGACATCCTCTACCCGCAACTCTCCGAGCCGAAACCGACCGTCATCCCCGTCGGCCCCGACCAAGACCCGCACGTCAGGCTGGCGCGCGACTTGGCGGTTCGGATGCGGTACTTCGGCGTGACGAAGGCCTACGCGAGTTTCGAGGCCGACGAGGAGGAACTGTCGCACGTCGCGGCGGCGTACGAAGCGCGCAAGGAGTACGCGGACGACCCGGATATGCCCCGCTGTGAGGACGCGGCGGCGTGGTTGGCCGAACACGGCGACTCCGACGTTCCGGCCGTCGAGACGACGATTTCGAAGCTCGAAAACGCCGGGATGGAACCGCTTCGTCCCCGCGTCCGGTTCCTCGACCGCAACGCGACCGAGGAAGCCTACGACTCCCTCATCGACGCCATCGAAGGCGAAAAGCGGGTCTTCGACGAGCACATCGACGTGTTCGATTACTCGCGCGAGGACGCGAAAGCGTTGGCCCGCGAGGTGGAGATGGACAACGGCGGCTACGGGTTCATCATGCCCTCGTCCATCTACCACCGGTTCATGACCGGGCTGACGGGCGGCAAGATGTCCTCGTCGATTCCGGCGAGCCACATCAGTCTGATGGACGACCCCGAGGACGGCTACGACAAGGTGAAATCCGCGACGACGGGCGGGCGCGAGACGGCGGAAAAACAGCGCGAGTTGGGCGGGAAGGCCGACGAATGTCCGGTGTACGAACTGTACGCCTACCTGCTCGCGGGTGACGACGACGAGTTCACGAAGCGGGTGTACGACGAGTGCGTCGGCGGTGAGCGACTCTGTGGCGACTGCAAGGAACAGGCCGCCCAGTTGATGCGCGAGTTCTTGGAGGACCACCAAGAGAAGCGCGAGGAGGCGGAAGAACTGTTGGACGGTCTCGACATCGAATTGGGGTCCTCGCGCCGGTAG
- the pheS gene encoding phenylalanine--tRNA ligase subunit alpha produces MKLPESQVAVLEAASATDERTIADLAKATGLKPETVTGAVFELEDEDLLSVTERTEESVSLTEEGEEYAEGGLPEIELYEAAIDAGAGDAPIQMGQAIGASGLGGPQVNIALSNYARKGYGTIDSGEITADPDADSDDDAEASALAALAAGESVADADVLDQLESRGLVERSESTVRSATLTDDGVTAMMEGIEAAETVGQLTPEMLTSGEWRDVEFAEYNVAADAERMDGGKVHILRQTANRVKDVLVGMGFEEMDGPHADADFWINDCLFMPQDHPARTHWDRFALSNPTEIGDLPEDLVDRVHSAHLEGVGDHGEGYHSPWDEDFARAIALRGHTTSLSMRYLSGYAQGELEPPQRFFSVEKVYRNDTLDPTHLLEFFQIEGWVMAEDLSVRDLMGTFEEFYAQFGITDIQFKPHYNPYTEPSFELFGNHPETGELIEIGNSGMFRPEVLEPLGVECDVMAWGLALERLLMLMYGFEDIRDVHGTLCDLELLRNVEVIH; encoded by the coding sequence ATGAAACTACCAGAATCACAGGTCGCGGTGTTGGAAGCCGCGAGCGCAACCGACGAACGAACGATAGCGGACCTCGCCAAAGCGACCGGCCTGAAACCGGAGACGGTGACGGGTGCGGTCTTCGAACTCGAAGACGAGGACCTGCTGTCGGTGACCGAACGAACAGAGGAGTCCGTCTCGCTGACCGAGGAAGGAGAGGAGTACGCCGAGGGCGGCCTTCCCGAAATCGAACTGTACGAGGCGGCCATCGACGCCGGTGCGGGCGACGCGCCGATTCAGATGGGGCAAGCCATCGGCGCGTCCGGTCTCGGCGGACCGCAGGTCAACATCGCACTCTCGAACTACGCCCGGAAGGGCTACGGGACCATCGACAGCGGCGAAATCACGGCCGACCCGGACGCCGACTCCGACGATGATGCGGAAGCGAGTGCGCTCGCCGCGCTCGCGGCCGGTGAATCGGTGGCCGACGCCGACGTTCTCGACCAGCTGGAGAGTCGCGGCCTCGTCGAGCGCTCCGAATCGACGGTTCGCTCGGCGACGCTGACCGACGACGGCGTGACGGCGATGATGGAGGGTATCGAGGCGGCAGAGACGGTCGGTCAGTTGACGCCGGAGATGCTCACCAGCGGCGAGTGGCGCGACGTCGAGTTCGCGGAGTACAACGTCGCGGCCGACGCGGAGCGGATGGACGGCGGGAAGGTTCACATCCTCCGCCAGACGGCGAACCGCGTGAAGGACGTGCTCGTCGGGATGGGCTTCGAGGAGATGGACGGCCCGCACGCGGACGCGGACTTTTGGATAAACGACTGTCTGTTCATGCCCCAAGACCACCCGGCGCGGACCCACTGGGACCGCTTCGCGCTGTCGAACCCGACCGAAATCGGGGACCTGCCGGAGGACTTGGTGGACCGCGTTCACAGCGCGCACCTCGAAGGCGTGGGCGACCACGGCGAGGGCTATCACTCGCCGTGGGACGAGGACTTCGCGCGGGCCATCGCGCTCCGCGGCCACACCACGTCGCTCTCGATGCGCTACCTCTCGGGCTACGCGCAGGGCGAGTTGGAACCGCCACAGCGCTTCTTCAGCGTCGAGAAGGTGTACCGTAACGACACCCTCGACCCGACCCACCTGCTGGAGTTCTTCCAAATCGAGGGCTGGGTGATGGCCGAGGACCTCTCGGTCCGCGACCTGATGGGCACGTTCGAGGAGTTCTACGCCCAGTTCGGCATCACGGACATCCAGTTCAAGCCGCACTACAACCCGTACACGGAGCCGAGCTTCGAGCTGTTCGGCAATCACCCGGAGACGGGCGAACTCATCGAAATCGGCAACAGCGGGATGTTCCGTCCCGAGGTGCTCGAACCCCTCGGCGTCGAGTGCGACGTGATGGCGTGGGGCCTCGCCCTCGAACGCCTGCTAATGTTGATGTACGGCTTCGAGGACATCCGCGACGTGCACGGAACGCTGTGTGACCTCGAACTGCTCCGCAACGTGGAGGTGATTCACTGA
- a CDS encoding class I SAM-dependent methyltransferase: MMDWERFYDRANYDRCAYIGGERMADLVERFFEREGTPEEFASVGCGPGVVPFLLAERHPDIEVFGFDISETVVRDNAEKATEEKLDNLHFAVDSLPDLDTDRRFDVVYSVATLYFVEEPRRAIESLYSHVSEGGHLILNYPNEESRKTFDREFEGRKRESFELVLSGANVISEEVVREVTGVDTRNYWKLVDAEAEGFVDAATPCVVVEK; the protein is encoded by the coding sequence ATGATGGACTGGGAGCGGTTCTACGACAGGGCGAACTACGACCGCTGTGCCTACATCGGCGGCGAGCGGATGGCCGACCTCGTGGAGCGGTTTTTCGAGCGTGAGGGAACGCCCGAGGAGTTCGCATCCGTCGGCTGTGGCCCCGGGGTTGTCCCGTTCCTCCTCGCCGAGCGCCACCCTGACATCGAGGTGTTCGGCTTCGACATCTCCGAGACGGTGGTTCGGGACAACGCGGAAAAAGCGACCGAGGAGAAACTCGACAACCTCCACTTCGCCGTCGATTCACTGCCCGACCTCGACACCGACCGACGGTTCGACGTGGTGTACAGCGTCGCCACGCTCTACTTCGTCGAGGAGCCGCGGCGGGCTATCGAGAGCCTCTACTCGCACGTCAGTGAGGGCGGCCATCTCATCCTGAACTACCCGAACGAGGAGAGCAGGAAGACGTTCGACAGGGAGTTCGAGGGCAGAAAGCGCGAATCGTTCGAACTCGTGTTGAGCGGCGCGAACGTCATCAGCGAGGAGGTCGTTCGGGAAGTGACGGGTGTGGACACTCGGAACTACTGGAAACTGGTCGATGCCGAAGCGGAGGGGTTCGTGGACGCCGCCACGCCGTGTGTCGTCGTCGAGAAGTGA
- the pheT gene encoding phenylalanine--tRNA ligase subunit beta gives MPTVDVNPDELRQLTGHDEKSDDELKEDMFGLGLEFEGETEDGDMQLEFAPDRLDRLSIEGVARSLRYQYGDDTGVYVPKTNDPDWTIEVDESVPDERPYVTGAIVRGVNLNEEALDSLIQLQEKLHATMGRKRAKGAIGIHDLTMLKGRDARSASERASGVSGSEATEGSEARRASGEAASQPASEDGSNSIRYVGVDPDGDRFVPLDSDAEMTPEEVLRAHPTGEKYADLVSEYDRYPAIYDDIGLFSFPPVINGRRTEVETESRDLFIELTGTDQWTIDKMCAIICYALDARGGTIEEVAVEYDDRTLVRPDFEVTTKDVTHDRIETLLGIEFTPDEVVELLARSGLSGDAEETEDGTVTYEVEIPPYRVDVLHPVDIVDDIGRAYGFNDLSPRYPDVGTVGGRHERSQLEDAAREVLVGLGFEDLLNFHMISEEENYERMRVEPETDVVGGGTPAAIKNPYSEDYTMLRTWALPSLMMVLENNTHRTYPQDLTEIGLAARVDESENTGVAEHRTVAGVLARHDASYEDAKARLQAVARNFDVGLETPPTEHPTFITGRAASVVIDGETVGVIGEIHPEVLVEHDLEVPVTGFEFRLDALE, from the coding sequence ATGCCAACTGTCGATGTCAACCCCGACGAACTGCGCCAACTGACCGGCCACGACGAGAAGAGCGACGACGAACTGAAGGAAGATATGTTCGGCCTCGGGTTGGAGTTCGAAGGCGAAACCGAGGACGGCGACATGCAGTTGGAGTTCGCTCCGGACCGTCTGGACCGCCTCTCCATCGAAGGCGTGGCTCGGTCGCTTCGCTACCAGTACGGCGACGACACCGGCGTCTACGTGCCGAAGACGAACGACCCCGATTGGACCATCGAAGTGGACGAGAGCGTCCCCGACGAGCGCCCCTACGTCACGGGTGCCATCGTCCGCGGCGTGAACCTGAACGAGGAGGCGCTCGACTCGCTCATCCAACTGCAGGAGAAGCTCCACGCGACGATGGGCCGCAAACGCGCAAAAGGTGCCATCGGGATTCACGATTTGACGATGCTGAAAGGACGCGATGCGCGGAGCGCATCGGAACGGGCGAGCGGCGTCTCCGGGAGCGAAGCGACCGAGGGCTCGGAAGCGCGACGTGCTTCCGGCGAAGCCGCGAGCCAGCCAGCCTCCGAAGACGGGAGTAACTCCATCCGGTACGTCGGCGTTGACCCCGATGGAGATCGGTTCGTCCCGCTCGATTCGGATGCCGAGATGACGCCCGAGGAAGTCCTTCGCGCACACCCGACCGGCGAGAAGTACGCCGACCTCGTGTCCGAGTACGACCGGTATCCGGCCATCTACGACGACATCGGTCTGTTCTCGTTCCCGCCGGTCATCAACGGCCGCCGGACCGAGGTCGAAACGGAGTCGCGCGACCTGTTCATCGAACTCACCGGCACGGACCAGTGGACCATCGACAAGATGTGTGCCATCATCTGCTACGCGCTCGACGCCCGCGGCGGAACCATCGAGGAAGTCGCGGTCGAGTACGACGACCGGACGCTGGTGCGACCGGACTTCGAGGTAACGACGAAGGACGTCACGCACGACCGAATCGAGACGCTGCTCGGCATCGAGTTCACCCCAGACGAAGTGGTGGAACTGCTGGCGCGCTCCGGCCTGTCCGGCGATGCTGAGGAAACGGAGGACGGAACCGTCACATACGAGGTCGAAATTCCGCCCTACCGCGTGGACGTGCTTCATCCCGTGGACATCGTGGACGACATCGGTCGCGCCTACGGCTTCAACGACCTCTCGCCGCGCTATCCCGACGTGGGGACGGTCGGCGGGAGACACGAGCGCTCGCAACTCGAAGACGCTGCCCGCGAAGTCCTCGTCGGCCTCGGCTTCGAGGACCTGCTCAACTTCCACATGATCAGCGAGGAGGAGAACTACGAGCGGATGCGCGTGGAACCCGAGACCGACGTGGTTGGCGGCGGCACCCCGGCGGCCATCAAGAACCCGTACAGCGAGGATTACACCATGCTCCGAACGTGGGCGCTCCCCTCGCTCATGATGGTGCTGGAGAACAACACCCACCGCACCTACCCGCAGGACCTCACGGAAATCGGTCTGGCCGCGCGAGTGGACGAGAGCGAGAACACCGGTGTCGCAGAACACCGAACGGTCGCTGGCGTCCTCGCCCGTCACGACGCCTCCTACGAGGACGCGAAGGCCCGTCTGCAAGCCGTCGCGCGGAACTTCGACGTCGGCCTCGAAACGCCGCCGACGGAGCACCCGACGTTCATCACCGGGCGTGCGGCGTCCGTGGTCATCGACGGCGAGACTGTCGGCGTCATCGGTGAAATTCACCCCGAAGTGCTCGTGGAACACGACTTGGAAGTCCCCGTAACGGGATTCGAATTCCGGTTAGACGCGCTGGAGTAA